A stretch of DNA from Bacillus sp. SM2101:
TTATTCGTTTCATTTGCTTTATGTAACGTATATTCATAGGAGATTTCTTCATTTCTCTCCATATTGACTACTTGACCTACACCAATATATGCGTGAATTAACTCAGGATACTTCGAAATGAACAGAGACCCTAATACACTCCCCCATGAATGACCAACTAAATAGAGTTTTTCTTGCTTAAAGCGCTGTAGTAGCTCTTCAATAAGTTCATGAAGATCAAGCAAAAACTGATCTATATTCATGCTAGAAACTGGGATATTACTAGCATAAGATTTACCAGCCCCTTTTTGATCCCAATTCACTACTACAAAATGTTCTTCTAATTCTCTTTGAAATTTCGGTGCAAAACCTATTTGGGCAGTACCTGGACCCCCGTGTAGAAAAAGTAGTATTGGATTCTTTTTATTCTTCCCTCTCATTAAGACACATTGTTGAATTTTTCCAAGTCGCAACATTTCTATAGATGCGACGCTCTCTTCGATAAGTCTACCATTTAAATCTTTAAAACTAGGCGTTCTACTTATAATCATGTGTATCCTCCCCCTAGTCTTCTTAAAATATGAATATTATAATTTACTGCCAAGTACTGTTACCCTTTGACTATACTTGATAACGAATGTTTAAGTAACAGCCTTTAGCAGGTTATTACTTCCACCTAAAGGAGGATTATTCAACAACCAAGGCGAGTCCAACCTCCTCCTATCTGAAATATTTTGATGTGACATCTCCCACTACGTAGAGGTCTCTAGAGGATTTTTTACAGAATAAATATTAATTCCAAATTAATAGATAAAGCACTATTGATAGAACACACCGAAGAAAAATTTAAAGGGAGAACTTTATCCGACTATAAAGAAATAACACCAATCATCGTAAGCTCTGCCACGATTGTTACTAAATTTGAATAACAAGCAAGACAAGGGTATTTGATACTAACCGTTTTAGCTATCACAATATGTTTAGTTATCGTACGAAAACAAATTGTTATTCCAAAGCAGCTAATGAACAGATTTAGTTTTTTCAGCAGTATACCACTAAGACATGATCTATGTTGTTACCAATTCAATTTACAGAAATATTCTACAAAGTGATTGGACATTAGAGCAAAGATTCCCCTCCCAAATGAGTTGTCAATGAGTCTTTATCTTTACAAATAGACAGTATGTCAATAAAGTGGATAAGCACTTACTTAGGCATTTAATATCATTTTGCTATTTCAATATTAAAAAGAGTGTTTTTTATAAAATAACGATCGTATACATCAGAAAAAGCTAGAAGGTGAGGTGAAAATGTAAATTAGTTACCATGTTAGTAGTTTGTTGGCCATTTTAATTAGAAGGGAGAAAATTTTTATGTCTTCTCGTATTAGCTCTAAAGTTAGAGTGTTATTTCTATCAGCCTTGACGATGTTGATGCTTTTTGGAATAGTTATAGGTTCGACAAATGCTGCTCCAACAGATGAACACCCCTCCTCAAATTGCTATAAAAAGATTTCTCGTTATAGTGGATGGGAATATGATAACAATCAACAAATTAACATTAATTTCACGTATACTCAGAATGGATCTTATGATTACAGTTATCGCATTGATCTCGCTGGTGAAGAATGGAATGAACATTTTAGTTTCTTTAATTTCAATGAAGTATCAAGAGGAAATAATCTTGCAATAGAAAGTGATGATTATGGGGATACCGGATGGGTCGGTGCTGCTTATTATGCACGTTCACCAAAGGATATATATTTAAATGAATATTACCATAAAAATTATTCTTGGTACGGATTTGTTGAGTATGAACGTACTGCCATTCACGAGTATGGTCATACTCATGGATTAAGCCATACTAGTTGTACAACTGAAATTATGAGTAATAACTCTAATAGAGATATTAGTCAAGTTGATCTTGGTGATGGAGATATTAGTGGTATTAGAAGTATTTATTAAAAGGAGGAATCAACATGAAAAAATGCCTCATTGCATTGGTTACGGTAATTACATTAGTAGGTTGTAACAATATTATTCAAAGTTCTAATCCTGTTAAAGCTCCTTATCAACAAGGCGTGGATGCTAACCCTTCAGAGGTTTTCGCAGATATGAATGAATTAGCCCAAAATACACCTATCGTAATAGTTGGGCAAGTAAAAACTGAAGGCAAGGCATTTGATTATAAAGGGATCAACTTCTATGAATCTACAATTCAGATTAAAGACATTTACCGAGATCATGATAATAGTCTTTCGAAAGGAGACACGATTACACTATTACAAAATGATGTAGGTGAATTGGACCCTCTTGTCAAAAAAAATGAAAAGGTTCTATTCTTCTTAAAGAACTATGAAGGTCCAGTTATTGATGATGCTTACAGATTTATGGGACTTTATCAAGGTCATTACAAAGTCAAAAAAGATGGAGAAATTGTTGCTGTCGGCAGCAAAAAATTAGAAGGTGTAGAAGGGCTATTAACTTCAGATCTTAATGCTATGTTAGAAGATTCTCCATACGTACCGATTGAATTAGACGTAATGACTGCAGAAGAGATTGAGAAAGCAAATGAAGAAGAAAGAAAACTAAAAGAAGAGCATGATAATAACAACTAATATATCAATAACAACTTTTAATAAACGCTTTTACCTCACAGATAGTAGTTATTTACAACATTAAAACATACAATCCTATTAAGGTTCTTCTAGTTTTTAATAAACCTCAAACAAAGTTTATGAGAAGAGTCCTAAAAACAACGACGTTAACCACACCTGTTTTGATCTAAGGTTGATCAAAACAGGTTCTTTTACATAGTCTGTCTTCGTATGATTGTTGTTTTTCCGACAAGCCACATTTTTTCTCCATTAAAATGAAGACAACAGAATAAAATTACTACCTGCTAATCTAATTAATAACAATACAACAAAGTTTACGAAAAGATCCTTTCATATTAAAACTACTCATTCGAATATTGTTTAACCCTCTATATAATGAATACTATCTAGTAAACACCCGCTATCACGATAACTATTCATATTGATAACAAGTCTCATATTCATCCTGCATTAACCAACTTTTACACGCTAAACCATATTCATGATAGATCTCTTTACCAATTTCCAACATAATACTTCTGCTTGAATTTGGAACTTCTGAGTTTTCATTTTTTATATATAGAATATTCTCGTCATTCCAGCTCATAGAAAAACCACTTTTTGCTTCACTATAATAAACTGTTTGAATTTTATCATTCTCATCATGATATGTAACATCTACCCATATTTTCACGCCACCAGCTGCGCCACCGTATGGCATATAGTAGGCATTTGCAGTGTATTTCATTGTTGGAGAAGTCAATGGAATTAAGTAAGACTCACCCTTAAGGCTATCAAATGTAAAGAAATAGTTCCTATAAACAAATAATCCTAGAAATAAAATTAATCCTGACAAAGTAGCAAGTAATAATTTTGTGGGGAATTTTTTCTTTTTAACAAAGAAGATTATTAATTTAATAGTAAAGATGAAAAATACCAGTAAAGTAGTAACAAATAGAAAGAAACCGATTATATTTAATAAAATAGCTATCCCCTCATTTTTGAACCTTTATGTTATTGATATTACATGAGCTCTTACTTACAATGAAAATACTCCAAATACATTGACTACTAACCGTTTTTCCAAAAAGAGCCAGGTTTTTAATATCATAATAAAAGCATTTAATCTGCAAACCAAACTTTACTTAAATGTTTTATCCCTTCATCAATTTTTTCTGATGACATCCCTCCAAAGCCAAGGATAAAATGAGCGGTATCTGCTGTTGACTCTCCCACCCAATATTTTTTAGCTGAATATATATTAACTCCAGCAGAAATTGCTTTTTCATGTAGCTCTGTTTCATTACGATGTGGAATGCTAATAATTACATGAACTCCTGCATGTGTACCTTGTACGTTCACTTTATTCCCCATATAGTTATGGATTGCCTCAATTAATACACGATGCTTTTGAGCATATACTTTACGCATTTTCCGGATATGGCGTTCAAAATGACCCTTTGCTAAAAAATGTGCTAATGTTTTTTGAATAAGTGCAGCAGCTGGTTGGCTGTACGTTACAAAATGAGAATGATATGTATGTAATAACCTTGTTGGTAAGACCATATAATTCACTCTGATGGCTGGCATAAAAGATTTAGAAAATGTGCCAATATAAATGACACGTTCATCTCGATCCAGTGCTTTTAATGCAGGAATCGGATTTCCCTGATAACGAAATTCACTGTCATAATCATCCTCAATAATAAAGCCATTATTTTGGATCGCCCATTGTATGAGGCGAAGACGTTTTTGAATAGGTAGAACCATCCCCATTGGGAATTGATGTGACGGTGTGACATATACAGTTTTAGCGCTTCCCTTTGCCAATTGATCTATATTTAAACCATCCTCTTCGAGTGAAATAGCTTCTAAATTAAAGCCATGATTTGCAAAAACCCGCTGTGCACCATCATAACAAGGGTTTTCTACGGCAACCGTATCATTTGTCTTCATAAGTATTTGACTTATAACACTTAACATTTGATACATGCCAGCTCCGATAATAATCTCGTCAGTCGTACAAGAAATTCCTCTTGCTTGATACAAATAATGAACAAGCTGCTGTCGTAACTGTATATCACCTTTTTTATCACCATAAAATATGAGCTGATCATCATTAGTTGCCAACACTTCATTCATGTGTCTTTTCCACAGCTTATAAGGAATATGTTCAAGGTCAACATTTCCATATCGAAAATCGTACGTAAAATGCTTTTCCTGTTGAACATCTGCGGTATCTTTTTTAGTAGGTATAGTATGTATTTGAGATAGAAGGTCTTTGTCCAGTTGGTTAACAATTAGTCTTTTCCGTGGCTCACTTCTTACGTACCCTTCTGTAATCAATTGTTGATACGCATACTCTATCGTATTTCTACCGACACTTAAGTGGTCGGCAAGGCCACGAATCGATGGAAGTTTTGCTTGTGGTGGGATTTTACCCGTTTCTATCTCTTTTATAAAGTATTGATACACTTGCATATATAATGGCGTTTCACTATCCTTATCTAAGCTTAATGTGACTTCAAGCATGTGTTCCTCCAATCTATCCCCTAGTGAAATGTAAAAACTGTACCTTTTCGAATAGTCAGATTGTTAATACAATTACTTTACTAAATAAAAGGAGGGGCTTCAATGTATACAATGAGAAGAGAAGAAAAACAAAGTGTGAATCGACAAAAAGTTAATGAATTTTGCCACCGTATCAAAGCGGGTTATTTAGGTTTAGCAGATGGTCATTTACCGTATGTCGTTCCACTTAATTATGTATGGATGAATGATTGCATATATTTTCACGGAGCTGAAGAAGGGAGAAAACAACGTATCATTGAAGAAAATCCACAAGCCTGCTTCACAATTGCAGAAGATCAGGGTACAATTACAAATCCAGTACCAGCACATACAAGCACTGGCTATTACAGTGTGATGATCTTCGGTAAACTCGAAATTGTACATGACATTGAGGAAGCAACCTATGCTATGCAAGTCATGCTTGATAAATATGTGCCAGGCTATTTTAGTGATAAACTATCAAAGCACCACGTATCTTCATATCGTTCTTCTAAAAATAGTAAAACCGTAGTGTACCGCCTTCGTGCTGAACAGGTTACAGCGAAAGAAAACAAACTAATAGATGAGGCACTATTTTACAATGGTCGTACAAGAGAGCAAGATTTAGAGGAAAGACCGTCTGAATAACAAAAATTTATGAGCTCTTAAAATAACCTCCCTATGTTCACTTTTCTTTTTATTCAGGGAGGTTACATTTGCAATTTCATCTATTTTTTGGCTATGATGTATCTTAATTTGTAAGTTCTTTCAGTTTGATCTATATACTCTAACTTTTCGTCTATTGAGCCTGTCTGAATGACTTCAGCATGTTTGAAATGGTTTACTAAGTCCTCCTCACTAAAAAAATGAGCGACTTTTCCTGGCTTATATTCAAATGTGTCCTTTTCTACCTCTACACCTTGACCATAAGAAGAGTCTTCGTTCGAAAAGCAGGTTAAAAAAATCATTCCATCTTCAGCTAACTGATCGATACACTTCTGAATAAATGTCATTCTTTCAGATAACAAAAACAAGTGTAATAGATTATAACAATAAATCCCATCATATTTTTTATGAGGAATAGGTAAATCGAATACTGACCCTTCAATATACGACGTCGACTTATCATGTTCTTTAGCAGTAGCAATAGCTTGCTGTGAAAGTTCTATTGCATCAACTTTAAAAGTAGTCGCAAGTGCTTTCGAATTTCTTCCATAGCCTGCGCCTGGTACTAAAACAGTTTTTGCACCATTGTTCAAGAAAAGTTTAGTAGCAGTCTCTACCGTATTGCTTGGCAGTTCTCCCCATATCTTTCCTTTACTAAAACGTCTATTCCAATAACCTTTCATGATACCCGTCCTTTATAGTTATAAACTATAACTAAGTTTCAGCTTATGAAACAACTCATTATTTGTTTTAGTTTACATATTTTAATGCTTCAATTTCCATTCCATAATTAGCTTCATACAGCTTGTGAAATATGTCAATTGCTTGATAAAATTTATCGTCATAAGTTCCATCATGATCAACTGTCCATGAAGTAGCTAACACGGTATGACAGTAGCCCCACAGCAGTAAGCGTTCTTTATTAAGCTTCAATTCCTGCGTAAGAATATCAACTCTTTTTGCTACTACGTCGTAAGCGTTTTGGTCAGGTAATTTATTTAGCAGAAATTGAATTAAATCATATTCGATTTCACCGACTAACCCTTTAGGGTCAATTGCTGTCCATATTTCATCTGTAAATGATAGAACATTGTAATGATGAAAATCTCCATGAAGGAGAAAGTGTTGTTCTATCGTTCGATTTAAATATGTAAAAACTTTCAAAGCTACTTCTAGTGTATGTTGTGAAATAGGGCCAAATCCTTCTGGGTGTTCTTTAATCAGGTTCCGAAGCTTTTCTTCTCTACCATGTGTTGATGCGATCCTAGTTTCCTTTGGAGCACGTATAGATAGTTTTTTGATTACGTTAGCGGCTAGTCGACAAGCTTTAGCATCATCTTCAATTTCTGCTAAAGTGTGTCCAGGTGAGACTTTTTCCAGTATCATTATTCCTTTGTCTTTGTCGAAATCGATTAGTTGAACCATGCCTTTGCCACCGAATAACGTTAACGCTTCAATCTCATCAAGAAAACCTTCTCCCGGAATGCAAATTTTCACTACTACCTCCCTCCCATCATTCATAATCGCAGCGGCAACGTAATTTATCGATAGGGTAAAAGGCTCTTTTATCTTCAAATGCCACTTTTGCTCGCAATCACGGATTAATTCAGGTAGCCTTTGTAACCAAGCTGCTCCTTCTTCTTTAAAATATAAATGAACTGTTTTAACAAAGTGATCTTGTAATTCCATATATGCCCCCGTCTCTACAATATTCCATGTGATGAATGAAGGTCTATCCTTTCAAGCCTTAAATAAGGCTTTATATAATTAGCAAGCCATTAACGAAGAAGTTTTATTCTTAATCTGATAGCTTTTTATTCTACTAATTGTATATACGGAAAATTTATAGAATAGTTTCATATTTTGGTATTTTTATATAATCTCAGTTTTTGTGAACATTTTGTATGTGTTGTTAGTATTCGTATTAAGAGATAGTGACACAAGCATAACAAGAGTTTCTGAATCGTATTTTAATGAAGGAACTTAACAACTAAGCTTCCAAATGTCCTTCTTACTAAAAGGCTATTTTCGCATTAATTGTTGTTCTTCGTAATTAGGTCTAGATTCGATAATAACTAACGTTCGGGACATCTTTTCTTCTGTACAACGAAGACTAACATATAAAACGACTTTTCATGGTAATAATTTGGTAACCATAGCAACAAAGTTTATGAAAAAAGCCTACAAAATAAAAGACCAATCCACGTTGTGAATTGCTCTTTTACAATAGCTGTTTGTATTAATTGTTATTTTTCTTACTAAGAATTAGATACCTTCACTACTAGAAATCTGGGCATCTTTTCATCTGAAATTCGATGACAAACGTTTATAAGCACTTGCTTTTTGGTTAATCCACACTGTTTACAAGCTTCTCTATTCTAGTTTCAACTCTCCGCAAGGTAACCGTCAAGACTATTTTCGAGATTTCTTATTCACTAACTGCTTCTTTTGTGCTAGTAAATTCGAAAACCTAGCTTCAAGCATTTGTTTTTCATCTTCATTTGTGATTAGTGATAATCTACTTAACACTTCTGTTAACTCCATTTCAACCGCTAACAAATTCGTTTCTTCTTGTTGTTGTTCAACAGAATCATTTGACTCTAATAAGTCAATATCTTTCAAAACACCTTTGTCATGCTCAATTTGTAAAATATGTGTCGCCAATTCTTGGACGAAATAACGATCATGAGTTACAAACAAAATTGTTCCTGGATAAGATGTTAACACCATTTGTAACGCTTCTTTTGTTTGAAGGTCAAGGTAATTGGTCGGTTCATCTAATAGCAGAACATTATAATCTCCTAAAAAGACTTTTACTAATTCAGTTTTTACCCGTTCTCCTCCACTTAACATGGAAACTTTATTATGGACATTTTCCCGTTTAAATCGTAGCCTCGATAACACAGTTCTAATAAATTGCTCTGAATAATGACTGGATTCTTTTACATTTTCTAAGATCGTTTTATGCTCATCTAGACTTTCTAATTTTTGATGGAAATATCCTATGGAAGCAGGTTTAGCAATAGAAATATCCTCATGCCTTGTTGCTATCATATTTAATAATGTTGTTTTGCCTACACCGTTTCTTCCAATTATAGCAACTCTTGCCCCTGGTTTAATGGCACCGTTTAAGTCACTAAATAACAAACGATTTCCCATTTTTACACTTACTTCATTAAATGCAATTGCCCTTTTGCTATGAATTTTCTTAAACTGACTAATGTCAAAGGTGATATCTTCTTCTTGCTTTGGTTTTTCCTTTTTCTCAAGTTGATCAATTCTCGATCTAAGTGCATGTACACCTTTATCTAATTTCGCTTTCTTTTGACCAACACTTCTTTTATGCAATCTCGCTTCAGAATTACCCATGCGGCTTGGTGCTTTTTTCAATGATTTTGACTTTTGGCTTTTTTCTACTGCAGCTTGTTCTAGACGTTGTTTCTCCTTCACATATTGCTCGTACTCAAACTGCTGTCTATCTTTCAAATGTTTCTTTTGCTCAACATATGCTTCATAGTTGCCATCATAGCAATGTACCTTTCCTTTATCCAATTCCCAGATCGTGGTACAAACTTGATTAAGAAGTTGTTGATCATGAGAAATAATAATGACACTTCCAGCAAATGCTTTTAACTCTCTTTCAAATTGTTCTATTCCTTCTACATCTAAATGACTTGTTGGTTCGTCAGCAATGATTAATTTAGCATTTGCAGACAAAGCTGATGCTATTTTCTTTCTCGTTTCTTCTCCCCCACTTAAAAATTGCTTCCTTTCTTTAGGAATTCTCCAATGGCCATTCAATTTTTGAGGAATATCGCTAACTTCGAGATCTTCAAGCTGCGGTATATAAGCAATCGGACAATATACGTTGACAATTCCACTATCTGGCTCAAGTTGTTCCACTAAAATTTTCAATAACGTAGATTTCCCTTCCCCATTCTTACCGACAACCCCTATTTTTTCACCATTAAACACTTGTAATTGTTGAATATTTAATATCGTACGGTCTCCATAAGACTTTTCAATTTGATTCGCATCTAACAATAGCATAAAAAATCCTCCCTACAATTCTAGAGAGGATTAGCTGTAATATTTAGGTATGTAATGATGTTAAAAAGTTCAGCAAAAACGGCTCAATTTTTCAAAAAGATTAGAAATTGGTACATTTACTCCAATTATTCTTCACCATTTTTTTGAACACATCATTCCTGCTATAATTTCAACCATATTAATGGTCCAATTATAACACATATAAAAATAGTACCTAAAAATGCATAGACTAATCCTATCTAGACAACATTTATTAAAAATAAACTATTTAAATAATGTCTAAAAAAATAGGATTAATTCCACATTCGTTTAAGTACCGTTCCTTTCCACTTTAATTATTATTATCATTACATAAATTTGCAATTAATGTCAACCACATTTTTTTCTTGACATCAATAAGGGAATGAATCATTAATACACGTTACAGTGTTCTTTTCCCAATCACTTCTTATGATCGTATATCCGACACCATCGTGTAATATCCCCCCTTGAGGCCAACCATTTCTATGGTATGCTTCTTTTACGTACCCACAATTATATAGCGTTTTTCGCATCGCATAATTATCATGTCGCGTATGTGCTTCTATTCTTACAATATGAGCAAAGTTTTTAAAAACGTATCTTGATAGCCAGTTTACACATATTGAACCAAACCCCTTGCCTCTATATCGGTTTTTAAGGCGTAGATCAAATAGACATGTAGGATCAGCTAAATCAAAGATTCTTATCATGCCAATAGTCTCATCATTCATAGTTATCAAAAATGTTTCATTGCCATTTTCGGTGTAATATCCATTTGTTATAGATTCTCTAATCATATCTTCTGACGGCATTTCATGTCCATGAAAAGGCCAGGTTTCAGAAGTTAACAATTTTACTAATTCGGCATACATTTCTTTAGATAGTTTGTTGAAGTTTAGCATAATTCCCCCGCCTATTTTTATAGGAGTTTTTTATAATACTATTAACATAAGTTACAAAATGTAAATTTCGAACTCCCCTCGACTTCAGATCTCAAGGGATTGTATTGGGGGTCTTCTGACCGAGAAATAATAAAATATAAACGGAATCCCAAAATTGATCATACACATTGTTGGACCCCTTATTTTAATAAGATTGTTTTCGTATTGGTTGTTGCTTTTCGTTCTAATAGATAAGCAGGTATAAACCTACCGTTCGTAACATCTTTTCTATTGTTACAATAATTTAGGTTTCATAAAAACTCTTCTTACTCTCCATTTTTGAATAACAACAGAGTTAACGAAAAGAGCCTTTACAAATAAATTTCAAGAAGTTTTTCAATTTTTTTTACTTCACTATTGATTTGCGAATCTTGCTGGCTTTTCAAGAAAAATAGGAGGCTTTCAATTAACACCACTTTAAGCTCTTCCTTGTTCATTTCCTCTTCAAGTGCAAGGAGCGTCGAAACAAATCTTTCCTTCACCATCTCTTCAAGTGACGTCTTTTGTACATGCTCTCTCATCTTATGAATGCTATGAGTAATTTGATCTCTCAGATGCTCTTTTGCAGTCCGTTCCCCTATCATTTCATGGTCAAAAATTGAGTTTGTCAATAAGGGCTCTTCATCATCCATCATGCTCTCAACAATGGCATCAAGTCTACGCACGATGAAAGCACCCATCCTCTTGACATCCAATTCTGCTTCGCCAACGAGTAAATTAAATGTATACTCCCTTTGAATTCCATTTAGCATCGTTACACAATCTAATAAATGTTTTTCTATTTTATTACCATATACTTCACGTAAACGCAGACTGTACCAACTTAGAAATTGCGATCGCATTCGAAAGATATATTGGCGAATGTCATCATTGACTTGAATGATTTGTTCTCTCATTTGCAATCGCATAAAATCCTTATAATTAACTGCTTCTTGGAGCTGAACACTAATTTGCTCAATGAGTATTTCTTTTGGGGTTAGCTTTGAGTTTCTTTCTACCATTGAAACTTTTTCAAACAGAACGTCATAGTAATGCTTAAAAATAGTCATTAACAACTCTTCTTTAGAACTGAAATAATTGTATAATGAGCTTTTAGCAATTCCACTCTGAACCGCTATTTCTTGCATAGATGTAGCATGATAGCCTTTTCTAGCAAATAGCTTCATTGCTGAACTCACAATTTC
This window harbors:
- a CDS encoding class I SAM-dependent methyltransferase; the protein is MKGYWNRRFSKGKIWGELPSNTVETATKLFLNNGAKTVLVPGAGYGRNSKALATTFKVDAIELSQQAIATAKEHDKSTSYIEGSVFDLPIPHKKYDGIYCYNLLHLFLLSERMTFIQKCIDQLAEDGMIFLTCFSNEDSSYGQGVEVEKDTFEYKPGKVAHFFSEEDLVNHFKHAEVIQTGSIDEKLEYIDQTERTYKLRYIIAKK
- the abc-f gene encoding ribosomal protection-like ABC-F family protein, coding for MLLLDANQIEKSYGDRTILNIQQLQVFNGEKIGVVGKNGEGKSTLLKILVEQLEPDSGIVNVYCPIAYIPQLEDLEVSDIPQKLNGHWRIPKERKQFLSGGEETRKKIASALSANAKLIIADEPTSHLDVEGIEQFERELKAFAGSVIIISHDQQLLNQVCTTIWELDKGKVHCYDGNYEAYVEQKKHLKDRQQFEYEQYVKEKQRLEQAAVEKSQKSKSLKKAPSRMGNSEARLHKRSVGQKKAKLDKGVHALRSRIDQLEKKEKPKQEEDITFDISQFKKIHSKRAIAFNEVSVKMGNRLLFSDLNGAIKPGARVAIIGRNGVGKTTLLNMIATRHEDISIAKPASIGYFHQKLESLDEHKTILENVKESSHYSEQFIRTVLSRLRFKRENVHNKVSMLSGGERVKTELVKVFLGDYNVLLLDEPTNYLDLQTKEALQMVLTSYPGTILFVTHDRYFVQELATHILQIEHDKGVLKDIDLLESNDSVEQQQEETNLLAVEMELTEVLSRLSLITNEDEKQMLEARFSNLLAQKKQLVNKKSRK
- a CDS encoding PLP-dependent aminotransferase family protein, with product MLEVTLSLDKDSETPLYMQVYQYFIKEIETGKIPPQAKLPSIRGLADHLSVGRNTIEYAYQQLITEGYVRSEPRKRLIVNQLDKDLLSQIHTIPTKKDTADVQQEKHFTYDFRYGNVDLEHIPYKLWKRHMNEVLATNDDQLIFYGDKKGDIQLRQQLVHYLYQARGISCTTDEIIIGAGMYQMLSVISQILMKTNDTVAVENPCYDGAQRVFANHGFNLEAISLEEDGLNIDQLAKGSAKTVYVTPSHQFPMGMVLPIQKRLRLIQWAIQNNGFIIEDDYDSEFRYQGNPIPALKALDRDERVIYIGTFSKSFMPAIRVNYMVLPTRLLHTYHSHFVTYSQPAAALIQKTLAHFLAKGHFERHIRKMRKVYAQKHRVLIEAIHNYMGNKVNVQGTHAGVHVIISIPHRNETELHEKAISAGVNIYSAKKYWVGESTADTAHFILGFGGMSSEKIDEGIKHLSKVWFAD
- a CDS encoding aminoglycoside phosphotransferase family protein → MELQDHFVKTVHLYFKEEGAAWLQRLPELIRDCEQKWHLKIKEPFTLSINYVAAAIMNDGREVVVKICIPGEGFLDEIEALTLFGGKGMVQLIDFDKDKGIMILEKVSPGHTLAEIEDDAKACRLAANVIKKLSIRAPKETRIASTHGREEKLRNLIKEHPEGFGPISQHTLEVALKVFTYLNRTIEQHFLLHGDFHHYNVLSFTDEIWTAIDPKGLVGEIEYDLIQFLLNKLPDQNAYDVVAKRVDILTQELKLNKERLLLWGYCHTVLATSWTVDHDGTYDDKFYQAIDIFHKLYEANYGMEIEALKYVN
- a CDS encoding alpha/beta hydrolase — translated: MIISRTPSFKDLNGRLIEESVASIEMLRLGKIQQCVLMRGKNKKNPILLFLHGGPGTAQIGFAPKFQRELEEHFVVVNWDQKGAGKSYASNIPVSSMNIDQFLLDLHELIEELLQRFKQEKLYLVGHSWGSVLGSLFISKYPELIHAYIGVGQVVNMERNEEISYEYTLHKANETNNKKALEQLMKIGNPPYKDQVDLFLQRKWLRKFGGSFHNMSLSKFILSSISFREYSFVDLVKYMANGERFSINNLWDELMEVNLIKQAHTFKVPVFYCVGRYDYQTPHELVVDYFNIVEAPKKELIWFENSAHAPNFEEPNKFYEVCMSVAQ
- a CDS encoding GNAT family protein, with the translated sequence MLNFNKLSKEMYAELVKLLTSETWPFHGHEMPSEDMIRESITNGYYTENGNETFLITMNDETIGMIRIFDLADPTCLFDLRLKNRYRGKGFGSICVNWLSRYVFKNFAHIVRIEAHTRHDNYAMRKTLYNCGYVKEAYHRNGWPQGGILHDGVGYTIIRSDWEKNTVTCINDSFPY
- a CDS encoding TetR/AcrR family transcriptional regulator; amino-acid sequence: MKSRKQEIVSSAMKLFARKGYHATSMQEIAVQSGIAKSSLYNYFSSKEELLMTIFKHYYDVLFEKVSMVERNSKLTPKEILIEQISVQLQEAVNYKDFMRLQMREQIIQVNDDIRQYIFRMRSQFLSWYSLRLREVYGNKIEKHLLDCVTMLNGIQREYTFNLLVGEAELDVKRMGAFIVRRLDAIVESMMDDEEPLLTNSIFDHEMIGERTAKEHLRDQITHSIHKMREHVQKTSLEEMVKERFVSTLLALEEEMNKEELKVVLIESLLFFLKSQQDSQINSEVKKIEKLLEIYL
- a CDS encoding pyridoxamine 5'-phosphate oxidase family protein, giving the protein MYTMRREEKQSVNRQKVNEFCHRIKAGYLGLADGHLPYVVPLNYVWMNDCIYFHGAEEGRKQRIIEENPQACFTIAEDQGTITNPVPAHTSTGYYSVMIFGKLEIVHDIEEATYAMQVMLDKYVPGYFSDKLSKHHVSSYRSSKNSKTVVYRLRAEQVTAKENKLIDEALFYNGRTREQDLEERPSE
- a CDS encoding DUF5412 family protein; translated protein: MSGLILFLGLFVYRNYFFTFDSLKGESYLIPLTSPTMKYTANAYYMPYGGAAGGVKIWVDVTYHDENDKIQTVYYSEAKSGFSMSWNDENILYIKNENSEVPNSSRSIMLEIGKEIYHEYGLACKSWLMQDEYETCYQYE
- a CDS encoding matrixin family metalloprotease, which translates into the protein MSSRISSKVRVLFLSALTMLMLFGIVIGSTNAAPTDEHPSSNCYKKISRYSGWEYDNNQQININFTYTQNGSYDYSYRIDLAGEEWNEHFSFFNFNEVSRGNNLAIESDDYGDTGWVGAAYYARSPKDIYLNEYYHKNYSWYGFVEYERTAIHEYGHTHGLSHTSCTTEIMSNNSNRDISQVDLGDGDISGIRSIY